The following coding sequences lie in one Cannabis sativa cultivar Pink pepper isolate KNU-18-1 chromosome 5, ASM2916894v1, whole genome shotgun sequence genomic window:
- the LOC115716875 gene encoding uncharacterized protein LOC115716875, with product MMQSQLPRMKLKQLSFPIIGRRLSYGINLASLASKGIIHVKDKVFYNLNSYELQQHGANAIITESLSGVPLVIRGNVLEGASTISKTQFNKLLKQVTTHISSISNVFVHDGTIGSSPKFDAKVRVISESPTAALSLSNVLWQTSSRAVSHDSCPITVYVATSIGAGVAESIGLGTQGSEDGFIVGDIEHSLLVMCGKAFSDKDGTKEALAALSGPIISARGGLPLSARLLSLGNSMVLLFAPENVVKSCADKLVSADAGVVLSSQGIATLFQNGSSCGSNLFKPPVANILASFDSTGSIPYVSKLSPGQAAYHFLAGYQNGKFLPAYCKGPTSLDPLDLAIALLSKLKENRIPSYLVNVGIEEKSLTGKDFIKLVESCLSKNIPIPPLQTKASDLLQQKYKKFLSDKFQQLPDELSSF from the exons ATGATGCAGTCCCAGCTGCCTAGGATGAAGCTGAAACAGTTGTCTTTCCCAATCATTG GCCGGAGATTGTCTTATGGTATTAACTTGGCATCATTGGCTTCAAAGGGTATAATTCATGTGAAAGACAAAGTCTTTTATAACTTAAACTCTTATGAGCTTCAACAACATGGTGCAAATGCAATCATTACAG AGTCCTTGTCAGGAGTTCCTCTTGTTATTAGAGGAAATGTCCTTGAAGGGGCTTCAACAATATCAAAGACACAATTTAACAAACTCTTAAAGCAG GTCACAACTCACATATCATCCATCTCAAATGTTTTTGTTCATGATGGAACCATTGGTTCATCACCGAAATTTGATGCAAAAGTTCGTGTGATAAGCGAGAGTCCTACTGCTGCGTTATCACTTTCTAATGTTCTTTGGCAGACTTCTTCCCGTGCAGTTTCTCATGACTCTTGTCCTATAACAGTTTATGTTGCTACTTCTATAGG TGCAGGTGTTGCAGAAAGTATTGGTCTTGGAACTCAAGGAAGTGAGGATGGATTTATAGTTGGTGATATCGAGCATTCGTTGCTTGTTATGTGCGGTAAAGCTTTCTCGGATAAGGATGGAACTAAAGAAGCATTGGCTGCCTTGTCTGGACCTATCATAAGCGCTCGGGGAGGCCTCCCTTTATCTGCAAG GCTTCTAAGCCTTGGCAACTCTATGGTTCTCTTGTTTGCACCTGAAAATGTTGTTAAGAGCTGTGCAGATAAGTTAGTGTCTGCAGATGCTGGTGTAGTTCTTTCTTCTCAAGGCATTGCAACGTTGTTTCAAAATGGAAGTTCTTGCGGTTCGAATCTATTTAAACCTCCCGTTGCTAACATTCTTGCATCTTTCGATAG TACCGGTAGTATCCCTTATGTATCGAAGCTTTCTCCTGGCCAGGCGGCATATCACTTCCTGGCTGGTTATCAGAACGGGAAGTTCTTACCAGCATATTGCAAAGGCCCTACATCGCTTGACCCTTTAGACCTCGCCATTGCTCTTCTTTccaag TTAAAAGAGAACCGAATCCCTTCATATTTAGTTAATGTTGGTATCGAAGAAAAGAGCTTAACTG ggAAAGATTTCATCAAGTTAGTGGAATCATGTCTATCCAAGAACATCCCAATCCCACCACTACAAACCAAAG CAAGTGATCTTCTTCAACAAAAGTACAAAAAGTTTCTATCAGACAAATTTCAACAACTACCAGATGAACTATCATCATTCTAA
- the LOC115715897 gene encoding cinnamoyl-CoA reductase-like SNL6, giving the protein MMSSKTVCVMDASGRLGSNLVNRLIQRGYTVHAAIQSHGDPLLMQSFKSNKVRIFDCDLLDYHSIMNALKGCYALFYCFEPPYDHTSYDEFMGEVEVRAAHNVLEACAQTHTIHKVIFTSSVTAVIWRDQLTNTIDFDERNWSDINLCKKLKLWHALSKTLAEKTAWALAMDRGLNMVSINGGLLMTSHLTITNPYLKGAAEMYENGVLVTVDLKFVVDAHICVFEDNNAYGRYLCFDRVINCNQDTVELARILSPPSSTNVTTLEEDVSVYQQRITNKKLNKLMVDFDNNLL; this is encoded by the exons ATGATGTCTTCTAAGACAGTGTGTGTTATGGATGCCTCGGGGCGCCTCGGCTCGAATCTGGTAAATCGTCTAATCCAAAGAGGCTACACTGTCCATGCAGCAATACAAAGCCATG GTGATCCATTGTTGATGCAATCATTTAAATCCAATAAAGTTAGAATCTTTGATTGTGATTTGTTGGATTATCACAGCATAATGAATGCATTAAAGGGTTGTTATGCTTTGTTTTATTGCTTTGAGCCTCCTTATGATCACACCTCTTATGAT GAATTTATGGGTGAGGTTGAGGTGAGAGCAGCTCATAATGTGTTGGAAGCTTGTGCTCAAACTCATACAATTCATAAAGTGATTTTCACTTCTTCAGTTACTGCTGTTATTTGGAGGGATCAACTTACCAATactattgattttgatgaaagaAATTGGAGTGATATCAACTTATGCAAAAAATTGAAG TTGTGGCACGCCTTATCGAAAACCCTAGCCGAGAAGACAGCGTGGGCGCTAGCCATGGACCGAGGATTGAACATGGTCTCGATTAATGGAGGGTTGTTGATGACCTCACACCTTACAATTACAAACCCTTATTTGAAAGGAGCTGCTGAGATGTATGAAAATGGAGTATTGGTAACTGTTGATCTCAAATTTGTGGTGGATGCTCACATTTGTGTTTTCGAAGACAACAATGCCTATGGACGCTATCTTTGCTTTGACCGTGTCATCAACTGCAACCAAGACACGGTTGAGCTTGCTCGCATTCTATCACCACCATCCTCAACTAATGTGACCACATTAGAAGAGGATGTGTCGGTCTACCAACAAAGAATAACTAACAAGAAATTaaacaaactcatggttgatttTGATAATAATCTTCTTTAG
- the LOC115714704 gene encoding heterogeneous nuclear ribonucleoprotein Q: MPRENAHASSVAKPAESDERVDLDGDNDPEEAMEEEIEYEEVEEEEEEVEEIEVEEDEEEVEEEDPEEEEEEEEEVEEEEEDEDIGNADDGDKVEDEDEKKKHAELLSLPPHGSEVYVGGIPHDASEEDLKHFCESVGEVVEVRIMKGKDSSENKGFAFVTFRNVEVASKAINDLNNTEFKGKKVKCSTSQAKHRLFIGNVPRSWGEEDLRKVVKSIGPGVTGVELVKDMKNTSNNRGFAFIDYYNHACAEYSRQKMMNPQFKLGDNAPTVSWADPKNAESSAASQVKAVYVKNLPKNVTQDQLKKLFDHHGKITKVVLPPAKAGQEKSRIGFIHFAERSSAMKALKNTEKYELDGQVLECSLAKPQADQKSSGPNVQKSGLLPAYPPRAGAGYGMIGSHYGALGAGYGTTPGFAQPMIYGRGPTPSGMAMMPMLLPDGRIGYVLQQPGQQPQLAHTHAHAHAHAHAHTPPSSHHRGSGGRGGGGSGSGGRSSGSGGRSSGSKGRHSNNDSGGSGGGGGGSGRRYRPY, from the exons ATGCCAAGGGAAAATGCACACGCGTCATCGGTTGCTAAGCCAGCTGAATCGGATGAGAGGGTTGACCTTGATGGAGACAACGACCCTGAAGAGGCTATGGAAGAAGAGATTGAGTATGAAGaagtagaagaagaagaggaagaggtAGAAGAAATAGAAgtggaagaagatgaagaagaagtagaagaagaggatcctgaggaggaggaggaggaagaagaggaggttgaagaagaagaggaggatgAAGATATCGGTAATGCTGATGATGGTGACAAAGTTGAAGATGAggatgaaaagaaaaaacacGCTGAACTTCTCTCCCTTCCTCCACACGGTTCTGAAGTTTATGTCGGTGGCATTCCTCATGATGCTTCTGAAGAGGATTTAAAACATTTTTGTGAGTCTGTAGGAGAAGTTGTAGAG GTTCGAATTATGAAAGGCAAAGATTCAAGCGAGAACAAAGGCTTTGCATTTGTCACGTTTAGAAACGTTGAAGTGGCTTCTAAAGCCATCAATGACTTGAACAATACCGAATTTAAG GGTAAAAAAGTAAAGTGCTCAACATCTCAAGCAAAGCACCGTTTGTTCATCGGTAATGTTCCAAGGAGCTGGGGAGAGGAGGATTTGAGAAAGGTTGTGAAAAGTATAGGGCCTGGAGTTACTGGTGTAGAACTGGTCAAG GATATGAAGAACACAAGCAATAACCGAGGCTTTGCTTTTATCGACTACTATAACCATGCATGTGCTGAGTATTCAAGACAAAAAATGATGAATCCACAATTTAAGCTAGGTGATAATGCTCCAACTGTGAGCTGGGCTGACCCGAAAAATGCTGAATCATCTGCAGCTTCTCAG GTAAAAGCTGTATACGTCAAGAATCTACCGAAAAATGTAACACAAGACCAGCTAAAAAAGCTATTTGATCACCATGGGAAAATTACCAAAGTGGTGCTTCCACCTGCAAAGGCCGGACAAGAAAAGAGTAGGATCGGTTTTATTCATTTTGCAGAGAGGTCTAGTGCTATGAAAGCACTAAAGAACACAGAAAAATATGAGCTTGATG GTCAAGTATTGGAATGTTCTCTTGCAAAGCCGCAGGCCGATCAAAAGTCATCCGGACCAAATGTTCAAAAGTCGGGGCTACTTCCGGCTTATCCACCTCGTGCTGGTGCCGGTTATGGTATGATAGGGAGTCACTATGGTGCTTTAGGTGCAGGGTATGGCACCACTCCTGGTTTTGCACAG CCTATGATTTATGGACGGGGACCGACGCCTTCTGGGATGGCAATGATGCCGATGCTTCTTCCCGATGGACGGATAGGATATGTTTT GCAACAACCAGGTCAACAGCCTCAACTCGCTCACACGCACGCACACGCGCACGCTCACGCTCACGCTCACACGCCTCCATCATCGCACCATAGAGGGAGTGGCGGCAGGGGTGGCGGTGGAAGTGGAAGTGGCGGAAGAAGCAGTGGCAGTGGAGGAAGAAGCAGTGGTTCGAAGGGAAGGCATAGTAATAACGACAGTGGTGGTagcggtggtggtggtggtgggagTGGACGCCGATATCGGCCATATTAA